ATTCGTACAAATTCCAGATCGAGGCGAAAGAGTATCACTACAGACTCGCTCTGCCCCTTTTCCTTGCTCATCCTCTGACAACTCCAATTCCTGGACCCCAAGAATAGCATCCATAGATCGAGTTTTCATGACCCTATCTGCAGAAGTTGGCCCTGTTTTCTTGCCTTTGCTCTTCAATTTGCCCTTCCCCCCGACCTTGGTTCCCTTTGCCATGGCGCCGGTGCAGAAATCACCGAGAGAAAAAGCGCGGGAAAAATTTCAAAAAGAGAgctaaaaaaaaatgtgtaaacttgtcaaatcattttatagtttgaagAAAGCTCCCAAACAATGGCATGATaaatttgataaagtcattgtttcgaATGAGTTTAGACATAACAACGCGGGCAAGTGCTTgtattctaagacttgtgatgattatgtcatattagtgtgtctttatgtagatgatatgttgattttaattaatgacataagaggaataatagaaacaaagaggtttctatcttctaactatAAGAAGAAGAaccttggagaggtcgataccattctaggtatcaaagttagaagaaatagtggggttTTTTTTATTGAGTCAAACCCATTATCTCGAAAAAGTGCTTTACAAATTTATTCATCTCAAAGTCAAATAGGGAAATACACCATTCAATTCTAACATCAAAGAGGATGAaatgcaagtgcaatagggagcctaatgtacgccgctcattgtACAAGAGCAGACATTACATACGCGTTAGTAAACTTAGTatgtttactagcaatccaagtatcaaacattggaGGGCTATTGAAAGGATTTTAGGATACCTTAAGTGTACCAAAGAATATAGTCTTCACTACTCAAATTTCCCTAGGATatttgaaggatattccgatgctagTTGGATATTGGGAGTGGGAGacaatctctccaccaccggttggatgtttactcttggaggaggtgctatCTATTGGGGTTACAAGAAAaaaaacttgtatatcacacttaACCATGGAAGCGAAATTTATAGCTCTAGCGACAACCGACAAAAAGgccgagtggcttagggatctcatgcaGGATATCATTTTTACTACAAAATAacctcgatacattgtgatagtcaagttaCTCTTGCTAAAGTATATCATAGTATGTACAAGGGGAAGtgtagacatataagtctaagacatgaatataagagacaattgattcaagatggaatcataacAGTCTCATATGTTACGACTAGTGAAAACTTAGTGGAACTATTTACATAACCTATtatgagaaggttagtaagttccattTCAAAATGGATGtgactgaaactcctagaataagagATACACCAATGATGTCAACCTAACTCCAACCTTATTAatatcaagggaaagagttcaatgggtaagaacaagttattgaTAAATGaatggtttcaacactaaaactattgtgagttccatccaagatgggtagtgttggttgctaccgagcgAGGATTAAACCAAGGggtttttaatgaagtttagttgagtgcaacaagcatctataaaagtagcaaagatgttgtaagaacttcacctatgtgaacttagaggtggtgttatgattggttaaatacaaaaaaataagtgTTAAATTACAAACTAGGTATAAACAGTTagtaaatttcacatagtgaagatgtgaaatttgagcttcaattgtagccactttaaaaatgcattttttgggcccaaagtgatacatgaaggtatctaagggttcccaaaaagcttggtagcatttggagcaattttaggaccttTAGAAGTGTCCAAAAACAGAGAGGGTAGTGATGCGTCGCCACCCAAGTGGTGTAGCATCGCTtgatgcttagggtttcaaaaaaccctagcaggcgatgcatcgcgtGCTGAAGTCTGTACAAGTTACGTAAATTTCTATAAAtgacgtgttttacaagtctaatcctattggtttgacctaatgatggtgcctactctatataagggttaaaatagagttttggaagacttgatcactctctccaatatATTTCTACCCTCTCTATCTCTAGTTctaagaatctcaagttttctccaagaactcataaagaaagtgcttgactttgtgagtttaagacctgttcaatctcaatcctcatttcctcctagaaaaggcctcaagcatccatggtggctaggaaatagggCATTAGGAAAGCGTTACGAAATGTGTGTAAGCCTTGGATTTATGGGTTTGCTTTGTTCTAaggatttgctcaaagtggtggttctacaagggttttgaaggttcatcaaggttgaggaagatcattcaccaacttgggtttgcataatctttctcaatctttatttagtctctgTTAATCCATTTTTTCTGTAGATTCTAaattttgaggtggtgttatctcactctaccccaacattctaatactctataatgTGAGATAttatatcatggaagaatctaactcatTTTTGGCATTGAAATTCATGACTCAAGACTTTataagattggataggtttgctGGGACTAACTTTGTTTGTTGGCAAGATAAGATTAGATTCTCGCTCACTACTTTGAAGGTTTTCTACATCTTGGACAAAGACCTAAAAGAACTGGGAGAGCTCAAtgaagatgatactcaagaagttgaaagaaaggaaaaagcatgaagaagatgaattgatatgttGGGTTAAAACCTCAATGCTCTTTcagataggctctatgatctctacacaaccaccaagaccgccaaggagatttgggaggccttggaaaagaaatACAAAAcagaagaagaaggtacaaagaattccatattactcaatatatggaatttaagtttCATGATAATAAATCCCTTCTCCCTCAAATTTATGAGTTGCAAATtgttgtgaataaattgtctacacTCAATATTGTATTGCCGGAACAATTCAttgttggtgccattatagccaagttacctccttcttgGAGATACTATAGGAAGAAAATTCTCCATAGGATGAGGAGATTtcattggaggaaattctcaaacacttgagaattgaggaggaatcttgttctagagataagaatgaggagatttccaatggagagacttccaaggccaatgtggtggctataatgtcctcctaatccaggaccattacactgtgtattttaaattgtgttagacttgctgatcaagtcatttggttataaacatgtaactaaggttaacgtcaagggttagggttaaattttttggtcaaaggaactgttgacttttatttaaaaagtttcatacgtacatgggatcccaaaatattacaaacaaacatttaaaaggGTGTATGTACATCAAAATTACtgccagccgacctaagcggcaaaatcagggctatgaccctagttcctctgagatatcctcggccatggtggacgagcaaccgcatatgtacacacttccaccgaagctctccaactcatggatggtcaacctttcattttccttttcctgcaccacgaagcacccgtgagtcgaggctcagcaagaaaactaaaacatGTGCGTGAACAAAGAGTACAGatttccaaatacttatctaGTATGTCCAGCAGTAGTAACCTACTCATACAgacatacaattacaaatatatggtcattggaccattttgggtcctttgccctagctaagtgaccataaagtcacctgGGGCCatcgcccttagctctgggtaactagccatagagctagcaaAATGCCTTGTTTTCTAATGACCATTGGGTCGCCCAATGTAGTAGTATGCTACTaatttgggcctaagcctttcggcCAGCGCGCATCGcgttattgtcgtccttgactaataagtcaagccctgaaccaggtattcaGATATAGATACAGAaatagatatggataggcatacttcaacaatacaagcatgcatagatattaatcacataacaccatcaagTAATTACAAACATAGCaataaccatgctccttaatggggccaagccctagctacgcaaaccacGCGAACAGTCATGTAACAATTAATTAGGTAcaaaatattcaagtatgtttaatcagcAAGCGAAACGATAACTTAAACAtaatcattctcaggggcccaagccctattcataactattattaacagttgggccaagccctaatcacatatatcaagtatttggtgaagttttcttacctcaggtctgagtatagctgtaacgaccaaaaattactaataaggcttaagggccttgcttagtgtaccgggagggcataactggattatgtgtgaattaaatgattaattccatggttatgtgataagcatgcttatatgattatttggatatatgagatgcatgattatgtgtattagtatacatgtatgccctgattaggttataagggcatatttgtaattttttcctgttgagggcataaatgtaaatatttgtgataaattgttgagaccacattattatgtggatatatctgcagcttgtgactcgaggcgattctagtgagcaatttagcgaaaaagtcacggtggggatttatacccggctcgggggagcccgGGGATTTTTATGggaatctgggaaatatattggagactatttgatattgaggaaaataattggtgattatttaggtgtcGAGGTtcaagtggtaaatattagagatactcgaggaattagcgggaattgggaacaaatgaccaaaatgcccttgaagggattaaaggcttaggatttaagtgggagggcaaaatggtcatttggtttaataaAGGATAAGTGATGTTCTGCCTTTTCaaacttagtggaatgtttagaaacaagtagaagctgaaagaaaaagggaaagaaggaaggaaagaaagaagaaaaacatgggcactttctctctctctcggtttaggctgatcttcaccatttcttgaggaCTTTTGGAGCTGTAGTTCAGAGGAGGCTTAGGCTAAGGCTTAGCACTTgggtccttggtgaagctaaGAGGTTCTACTGGAATTAAGCTTAACTGAGGTAAGGGTTCAAGGTTTTAATGAGTTTTCTGGACTATGTTAGAATTGATTTCTAAAACTTGGTTTTGATGGAAGTCAAGGAAGTTAAGCTTTGGGAATTGAGGAGTTAAAGTTTGGAGAGGcttggaggataacctagggtcgaatttcCCCATTAAAGGTAACAATTTCTGGCTTTGtagttatgagtttctggttgagttcttgagtCTTCAATTCAATTCTTGTTTTCCTTTGTTTGGTGATGCATGTGGCTAGTTTTTGTGTTGTTGGgttatgtgggatgagatgtaagggatggtaggctcaatttggagtGTGGTTGAgctttggaggagttttggtttgGGGAAATTCGTAGGAAAAATCAGGGGAAGTTTTGGTGTtgtaactagcgctgtagcgctagcctttgggtgctacaacgctaggcctGGTTTTCCTGGAcgcttttggctctgtttgtagcactgtagcgcccactttgtggcgctgtagtgctaccctacattcagaagtggatttttgggttgtttcttagggtttttgcccgggggctcgaggtttgattccaccaccccgtttggtggaatcaGGGCTTTCCGAGGGCTCGGGATGGGTTCGAGgttaggttatggaattgaagtttagtgacggttctaatttatggctgtcactaggtgtacgctagggctcggatcagatcgtgcttgagggtcagtTTCACTAATCAAGTtatcagaatctaaaggtaagaaactgcacctggATATGTGTTTGTGTtgagactaagagctccctatatacaTATGTGATGTCATAacatggtattatgccatgggacatgggATAAATGGTGTAAGCGTGTTGGAATCAACATTTGCGCACaaggcgcgactcggccactggtagctgaggttatatatataatcactgagctcggcttaagcgagttggagtcagtgggatagtcagagggtgcggcctaagggtgccgaccctgtATTTTGGCGTGATATGTTTAATAttgtttaattgatgattatAATGAGTTTGTTATCTGAACAACTGACCGTTGGCTTGTAGTTTGATGTCACTGTTTATGTGAGCTGTGTAACTATTGTATGTTTGGTTGATGATTTGTAAATTGTctatgctctgtattatggtttcttgctgggcctcggctcacgggtgctttgataactcttgaataaagagttatttcatgtacttttgatcttataattgtgaaaagtatgggtgatgttagtttatttttagcttttgtagctatctttggtgtttttattatcttgattaagtttaattcttttttgtttagtttttaatagctagtgggttaaagataataatttcatggataaatatttgcacaaaggAATGAGATAGCATATGAGTCTATTTTGATGAAATCATGTTGTTGATGGCTGAATATTCAGGTTTGCTGTAGCAAAcatgaagcattttgatcaggcagaTTTTGGGGCACATGGAACACGTGACAGTCAATGGGCAAGCTTACATTTTGGCTGAGGTGGTAAGGGCAGAAGGAAATAGTCAGCATATTGGAGAAAAGGATAAAAGAGAAAGAAGACTTTAtgttttgagagagaaaagaggaGCAAGATGGTACTTTTGGAAGGAGAAGAGAAAACCTAACATACCCAAAAGAGTGCTTCAGCCGTAACAAGTACCCAGCATCCATTTTTGGCaaagaaaaaccagaaaaaaATAGAGGGGAAAAAGCTGAAAATACCAACAAGGAAGAATGAGGACAAGCatagaaagctcaagcatcattttggatttgttctttcctgttttcctaaactttattttattaatttctgagttggattctatatctgaatattatgggctgttttgattgtgaattaatgtctatgaactcagccatgaactaatttttaggtggcttgaattgttgataaaccctatgttatagtctataaatattcttgcactttattctagtaaaatctcctttgttcattcaagtgtgcttacattaatttcttgttgttgtttggccagcaatggcaagttatttaattatgtttaatgctggaaagattaaatgtaatgggaaaaacttggatgacacaagtcataatctaggttaggttatgttagtaagtaacatatggatatgttatttgccttatgtaacttttgagaattaaactttgatttgcattcttaaatctgattttgcatagcaATATGTTTAATTATGTAGaagaattaatttcataaaatttgggaaagttttatgagtgtttaaatgaattcttgttaacctgggagttttgctagaatattgctgcagCAATCTGTCCGCAAGTTGTCTAGGAtgaataatataggggaattcaataattcaagtccattttgcaatccatatatttctctcaattttcttgttcagttcagtttttaattttaatatttccattttattttaatattttgcttagcctataaacaacccacttgacttttaattttctaaaattgtttagtaattgttttgcttaatttttttaatttgcaatccctgtggagacgatttacttatcattatattacttgtatGATTACGTgtacttgcgtatttaaaatcaaatattaaattgaaccacaacaagtttttggcgccgttgccggggattgaaattagaaattcttgtaaaatcaagtacttgcaatttattttttttcttcgttGAGCTGACTTTGTTTACTTGCTCTTGTGTTTCCTCGGGTGATTTACTATATGAatgagcaagaagacattgaactagctcctattgaccctgaaattgaaagaacaattagaagaagactaagggaacaacgggctcaaaatcgccttaatatggctgaagaggttgaaggagttgagggtgctaataatgtCACTAACACAATCGCTATGGCTGATGATAGAGAGAGAGCCATAAGGGAGTATGCTGCCCCCATGTTTGATGAGCTTAATCCGGGCattgttaggcctgaaattcaagcacctcaatttgagttaaagcccgtgatgttccaaatgttgcaaacagtgggtcaatttagtgggctgcctactgaggatccttatcttcatcttcgttcatttttggaggtgagtgattccttcaagctacaaggagtgaCTGATGAAGCCCTAaggttgaaattgttccctttctctttgaaggatcgagctagagcttggctcaacacccttcctcccgactcggtgactacatggaatgagttggctaaaaaattcttgatgaagtactttccccctaccaaaaatgccaagtttcgcaatgaaatcatgtcatttcagcagctggaagatgaatcattctgtgaagcttgggagagattcaaggaattattgagaaagtgcccacaccatgggatcccgcattgtatacaaatggaaacTTTCTACAATGGGCTCAATTTTTCCACTCGTATGGTGTTAGATGCTTCAACTAGTGGGGttattctctctaagtcctataatgaagcctatgagattttggagaggatagctagcaacaattatcaatggtccaatgttagagcctcaacaagtcaaaaagtggctggtatacttgaagttgatgcattgacagctttgactgctcaagtttcttcaatgactaaccttctcaagaacatgagtttggggggaatggtacaaccagctgctatgggacaagttgccaatgtatcttgtgtttattgtggagatgggcatgCATTTGAGAGTTGTCCTTCGAATCCCGCTTCAGTTTGTTATGTGTGAAATCAAAATGCCAACTGAAATAACCCTTATTCGAACTCTTACAATTCGGGGTGGAGGCAGCATCCAAACTTCTCATGGTggggtcaaggagctagttcaagcggagcaccaatgcaaaacaagcctacatatccactgaggttttctcaacaacaacaaAGAGCTCAACCACTTCCTCCTCAAGTGTCTCAATCAAGctctttggagagtttaatgaagGAATATATGGCAAAGAACGATGCTGTGATTCAGAGTTAAGCGGCATCCTTAAGGAATCTAGAAACTCAATTTGGCAGCTTGCTAATGAGCTAAGGAATAGACCACAAGGCACCTTGCCTAGTGATACAGAAAATCCAAGGAAagatggcaaggagcattgcaaggaGGTTACCTTGAGAAGTGGCAAAAATGTGGAATTGACTGAGGACAATTGTACTAGAAACaacgagcccacttcaatccaaagtagtggGGACAAAGGAGACAAAGCTGTGAAATCAAAAAATTTAAATGCTGATCCTGAAGCAATTCCTCCACAAAATGCTACAGGAAAGCCTATAAGCAAGCCccctccaccatttcctcagcgCTTTCAAAAGCAGCAACAAGATAGTCAATTTCGGagatttttagatgttttgaaacaacttcacatcaatataccgttggtggaagctttggagcaaatgcccaactatgtgaagtttttgAAAGATATTTTAACTAAAAAGAGGAGGCTTGGTGAATTTGAAACAGTGGCGTTGACTGAAGGGTGTAGTGCTATATTGAAGAGtaaaattcctcctaaattgaAGGATCCGGGCAACTTCACAATTCCTTGTTCTATTGGTGGTAGAGATGTTGGTAGAGCACTTTGTGACTTGGGGGTtagtatcaatttgatgcccatgtcaaTTTTCAAGAAGTTGGGGATTGGAGAAGCAAGACCAACCACAGTCATTTTGCAATTAGCGGATCGTTCTATGGCACACCCggaaggaaaaattgaagatgtACTTGTGCAAGTTGATAAATTCATCTTTCCGGCTGATTTCATCATCCTTGATTATGAAGCGGATAGATATGTTCCTATTATCttgggtaggccatttctagctaccgggaggaccttgattgatgtacaaaaaggggagcttactatgagggtgaatgaccaacaagtGACTTTCAACGTGTTCAATGCTATGAAGTTTCTGGATGAGGTTGAGGAATGTTCTAGGCTAAGTGTAATTGAGTCTATTGTCGCTGAAAAATTCCATAAGGAAGCTTGTAAAGATGGAGTGGGGGTGAGGTCACTTGAAGAGCTTGAAAACTTAAGTGAAGAGGAAGAAAGCCAAGTTACATGGGTGAAGTCAAAGCAGCCCTTTGCTAAATTTAGGAGGCCTTTTGAGTCATTGAACTTGTCGGAAGGGAATTTTAAGCCTCCTAAGCCTTCTATTCAAGAGCCACCAAAATTAGAGTTGAAGCCTTTGCCTAGTCACTTGAAGTATGCTTTTTTGAGAGATAATGAGACCATGCCTGTGATTATTTCAGCCATGTTAGGAGCTGAAAAAGAGAGTTTGTTGCTGGCTGTTTTGAAGAAATACACAAGGGCCATTGGTTAGACTATGGCGGATATCAAGGGGATAAGTCCCTCATTTTGTATGCATAAAATTCTGTTGGAGGATTGCTGTAATAATTCTGTTGAGCAGCAGCGAAGGCTtaatcctatcatgaaggaagtggtTAGAAAAGAGATAATTAAATGGCTTGATTATGGAATTGTTTACCCAATTTCAGATAGTTCTTGGCTCAGCCCAATTCAGTGTGTTCCTAAAAAAGGTGGAGTCACGGTGGTGGCTAATGAAAATAATGAGTTGATTCCCACAAGACAAGTGACGGGGTGGCGTGTTTGTATGGACTATCGGAAGTTGAATAAGGCTACTCGTAAAGACCACTTCCCGCTGCCATTCATTGAACAAATGCTTGATCGATTGGCGGGAAAGGAGTTTTATTGTTTCCTTGATGGGTATTCAGGCTATAATAAGATTTCCATTGCACcagaagaccaagagaagactaccTTTACTTGTCCTTATGGCACCTTTGCCTTTAGAAGGATGCCTTTTGGGCTGTGCAACGCCCCCACCACTTTCCAACGTTGTATGATGGCAATATTTTCAGATATGGTGGAGAAGTCTCTTGAAGtcttcatggatgatttttcagtaTTTGGGGAGTCTTTTGACACTTGTTTGGCTAACTTGGAGCAAGTCTTGGCtagatgtgaagaaacaaacttggtactcaattggaaaaaatgccatttcatggttCAAGAAGGCATTGTGTTGGGCCATAGAATTTCTAACAAGGGCATAGAAGTGGATAGAGCAAAGTTGGAAGTTATAGAAAAATTGCCACCACCTACTACAGTCAAggggattagaagctttttagggCATGCAGGCTTCTATAGGAAGTTTATAAAGGATTTTTCAAAGATTTCTAAGCCCCTTTGTTCCTTACTTGAGCAAAATCGAGCATTTGAGTTCACCAAGGAGTGTCAAGAAGCATTTGTGACTTTAAAAAAGGCTCTTATCATCGCACCCATCATTGTAGCTCCAGATTGGTCTCTcccctttgaattgatgtgcgatgctagtgattTTGCTGTGGGTGTTGTACTTGGGCAGCGAAAAGAGAAGGTTTTTCATTCCATTTATTATGCAAGCAAGACATTAGCCGATGCCCAATTGAACTATACTACCACTGAGAAAGAGCTTTTGGCGGTGgtgtttgcttttgacaagtttagagCTTATCTTGTGGGGACTAAAGTGGTGGTTTATACAGACCATTCAGCGATCAAGTATCTAATtgccaaaaaggatgctaagccaCGACTTATTCGATGGGTGTTGCTTCTTTAAGAATTTGACTTGGAAATTCGGGATAGAAAAGGAACGGAGAACCAAGTGGCTAACCACTTATCTAGACTTGAAGTTGGACGTGAAAAGCAAAATGAAGGGCCTATTAAAGAGACATTCCCCGATGAGCAATTGTTGGTTGTGAACCAAACCACTACTCCATGGTACGCTGATTTTGTCAACTATTTGGTGAGTGGTTTGCAGCCACCTGATTTGAATAGGCAGTAACTCAAGAAGTTCTTTCATGATGTGAGAttctattattgggatgagccctatTTGTACAAACAATGTTCAGATCGAATCATGAGGCGTTGTGTGCCTGAGGAGGAAGTTTCTAGCATACTAGAGCATTGTCATTCAGCTCCTTATAGTGGACATTTTGGTGGGCAAAGAACAGCCAC
The genomic region above belongs to Humulus lupulus chromosome 1, drHumLupu1.1, whole genome shotgun sequence and contains:
- the LOC133834221 gene encoding uncharacterized protein LOC133834221, with the translated sequence MADDRERAIREYAAPMFDELNPGILANELRNRPQGTLPSDTENPRKDGKEHCKEVTLRSGKNVELTEDNCTRNNEPTSIQSSGDKGDKAVKSKNLNADPEAIPPQNATGKPISKPPPPFPQRFQKQQQDSQFRRFLDRRLGEFETVALTEGCSAILKSKIPPKLKDPGNFTIPCSIGGRDVGRALCDLGVSINLMPMSIFKKLGIGEARPTTVILQLADRSMAHPEGKIEDVLVQVDKFIFPADFIILDYEADRYFLDEVEECSRLSVIESIVAEKFHKEACKDGVGVRSLEELENLSEEEESQVTWVKSKQPFAKFRRPFESLNLSEGNFKPPKPSIQEPPKLELKPLPSHLKYAFLRDNETMPVIISAMLGAEKESLLLAVLKKYTRAIG